The Halomicronema hongdechloris C2206 genome includes a window with the following:
- a CDS encoding IS630 family transposase (programmed frameshift) produces the protein MNSFQLEHQQKVDNRAILSDFISSNPDSRELKRALAVKMALEGEPYFKITKFLGINKSFITYWKNRFEAQGIEGIKLGYQGSKSYLTPDDRTEIISWLRTRNYWNFDELVSYLDEHYDVIYKSKQSYYTLFSEAGISWKKSQKTNPKSDPALVKKKREEIQGFIRQNQFKIESGELIVLFLDECHLLWGDVCGYVWGKTDMRIEIPITNERIRQTYYGALNYQTKEFILHPYEKGNGENTVAFMKYLQEQNPGKQIALIWDGASYHKSQEIKDFLATVNHGKEETEWQFKCILFAPNSPEQNPVEDVWLQAKNSLRRFWRLCRSFPAVKYLFEFFIDHQKFDFSKIEEYSPCS, from the exons ATGAATAGTTTTCAATTAGAACACCAACAAAAAGTAGATAATCGTGCTATTCTATCAGACTTTATAAGTAGTAATCCTGATTCAAGAGAGCTTAAGCGAGCATTGGCTGTAAAAATGGCATTGGAGGGTGAGCCATATTTTAAGATTACCAAATTTCTGGGAATAAACAAGTCTTTTATTACATATTGGAAGAACAGATTCGAAGCACAAGGCATTGAAGGTATTAAACTCGGCTACCAAGGATCAAAAAGTTACCTAACCCCAGATGATCGTACAGAAATTATCTCGTGGCTGAGAACCAGAAACTACTGGAACTTTGATGAATTAGTTTCATATTTAGATGAACATTATGATGTGATTTACAAGTCTAAGCAAAGCTACTATACACTTTTTTCGGAAGCAGGTATTAGTTGGAAGAAATCTCAAAAAACCAACCCGAAATCTGATCCAGCTCTAGTCAAAA AAAAAAGAGAAGAAATCCAAGGATTTATCCGTCAAAACCAGTTCAAAATTGAGTCTGGGGAATTGATTGTACTTTTTTTGGATGAGTGTCATCTCCTTTGGGGTGATGTTTGTGGATATGTCTGGGGCAAGACAGATATGCGAATCGAAATCCCTATTACAAACGAGAGAATCAGGCAAACATATTATGGCGCATTAAACTATCAAACAAAAGAATTTATTTTGCATCCTTACGAGAAAGGGAATGGAGAGAATACAGTTGCTTTTATGAAGTACTTGCAGGAACAAAATCCTGGGAAGCAAATCGCATTAATTTGGGATGGCGCTAGTTATCATAAGTCACAAGAGATCAAAGATTTTTTAGCTACAGTCAATCATGGGAAGGAAGAGACAGAATGGCAATTCAAATGTATTCTATTTGCACCCAATTCACCAGAACAAAATCCAGTGGAAGATGTTTGGTTACAAGCCAAAAATTCATTGAGAAGATTTTGGAGGTTGTGTCGTTCTTTCCCCGCTGTAAAGTATCTGTTTGAGTTCTTTATAGATCATCAAAAGTTCGATTTTTCTAAAATAGAAGAATATTCACCTTGTTCATAA
- a CDS encoding zinc-dependent alcohol dehydrogenase family protein yields the protein MKSIALTDAFGSDHLRLIATDLPDFGPDEILVKLQAAALNYVDLLLIKGDLNPDLSFPVMPVSDGAGVVEAVGSQVTEFQPGDRVVTTYIPDWIDGRYTPANSQMTTRPGMGRRPGQLAEYKSFRAHELIKRPTFLSAAEAATLPIAALTAWNALAYGQAKPGDTVLLHGTGGVSIFALQFAKAAGLRVIITSSSDHKLAKAAALGADHGINYRQTPDWVGEVLAATTGAGVDLVVETVGGQNLNRSLDALRLDGHISVVGFLEGQHSSLDLVSLNLKRAKLHGLSVGSRQDFADMLRAMAANQIHPVMDKTFPLEATPEAFRYLESGHHFGKVVIEI from the coding sequence ATGAAATCTATTGCCTTAACGGACGCATTCGGCAGTGACCATCTACGGCTTATCGCCACTGATTTACCAGATTTTGGTCCCGATGAAATCCTCGTCAAACTGCAGGCGGCTGCCCTCAATTATGTCGACCTGCTGCTGATTAAGGGCGACCTCAATCCCGACCTCTCGTTTCCTGTGATGCCGGTGTCCGATGGGGCCGGTGTGGTGGAGGCCGTGGGCAGTCAGGTGACGGAGTTTCAGCCGGGCGATCGCGTCGTCACCACCTATATTCCCGACTGGATCGATGGGCGCTACACGCCTGCCAATTCCCAGATGACGACTCGTCCCGGCATGGGCAGGCGGCCGGGGCAACTGGCGGAATACAAATCCTTTCGCGCCCATGAACTGATCAAACGGCCTACCTTTCTGAGTGCGGCGGAAGCCGCAACCCTGCCCATCGCCGCCCTCACCGCCTGGAATGCCCTCGCCTATGGCCAGGCCAAACCCGGTGACACGGTGCTGTTGCACGGCACTGGTGGGGTGTCCATTTTTGCCTTGCAATTTGCCAAAGCCGCTGGGCTGCGGGTAATCATCACCTCTAGCAGCGACCACAAACTGGCGAAGGCGGCGGCCCTGGGGGCCGACCATGGCATCAACTATCGCCAAACTCCTGACTGGGTGGGTGAGGTGCTGGCGGCGACAACGGGCGCAGGCGTGGATTTGGTCGTCGAAACCGTCGGCGGGCAAAACCTCAACCGGAGTCTGGACGCCTTGCGGCTGGATGGCCACATTTCCGTGGTCGGCTTTCTGGAGGGACAACACAGTTCCCTGGACTTGGTCAGCCTCAACCTGAAACGAGCCAAACTACACGGCCTTAGTGTGGGCAGTCGCCAGGATTTTGCCGACATGCTCAGGGCCATGGCTGCTAACCAGATTCACCCGGTGATGGACAAAACCTTTCCCCTGGAGGCCACGCCGGAGGCCTTTCGTTACCTGGAATCCGGCCACCATTTCGGCAAAGTTGTGATTGAGATTTAG
- a CDS encoding SDR family oxidoreductase — MTTSMQALIAGASGIIGRGTARTLRERDIPVQGLARRPIHGMETVSVDLCDRTATVDAIAQQAAHTTHLFYAALAPHPNLSLEAQQNAQMLATLLDALEKASAPLERVVIYQGFKIYGIHLPGAVVPTPAREDDASHMPPNLYQAQAAILTERAPHADWDYVVLRPDLVVDGNGYGNPMHIALTIGVFAELSRELGIPLRYPGTNAAYQVLMQFTDADLLGRASLWAATTPAAGGEAFNVTNGDVFRWQRLWPDVAEYLGLDMAPPIPLKLTEHMADKGEVWRRLAERHGLVEPNLDKLVGWAFGDMLFNTETDIISDVNKIRRFGFTETADARLTLLKALDRLKEQRVLP; from the coding sequence ATGACGACCTCTATGCAAGCCCTGATTGCCGGGGCCAGCGGCATCATCGGGCGCGGCACCGCTCGCACCCTCAGGGAACGCGACATTCCGGTCCAGGGGCTGGCCCGGCGTCCCATTCACGGGATGGAGACGGTATCGGTCGATTTGTGCGATCGCACCGCCACGGTGGATGCGATCGCCCAGCAAGCCGCCCACACCACCCATCTGTTCTACGCCGCCCTGGCCCCGCACCCCAACTTGAGTCTGGAGGCCCAGCAAAACGCCCAGATGCTGGCGACCCTGCTGGATGCCCTGGAAAAAGCCAGTGCTCCGCTTGAACGAGTAGTCATCTACCAGGGCTTCAAGATCTACGGCATCCATCTGCCGGGGGCCGTGGTACCGACGCCGGCCCGAGAAGACGACGCCAGCCATATGCCGCCCAATCTCTATCAGGCCCAGGCAGCGATCCTGACTGAACGCGCTCCCCACGCTGACTGGGACTACGTCGTGTTGCGACCTGATCTGGTGGTCGATGGCAATGGCTACGGCAATCCCATGCACATTGCGCTGACTATCGGCGTATTCGCCGAGCTGTCGCGGGAATTGGGCATTCCCTTGCGCTACCCCGGGACGAATGCGGCGTACCAGGTGCTGATGCAGTTCACCGATGCCGACCTGCTGGGACGGGCCAGCCTCTGGGCCGCCACCACTCCAGCAGCAGGCGGTGAAGCCTTCAATGTCACCAACGGCGACGTGTTTCGCTGGCAGCGCCTGTGGCCAGACGTGGCCGAGTATTTGGGACTCGACATGGCGCCGCCGATTCCCCTGAAACTCACCGAGCACATGGCCGATAAGGGGGAGGTCTGGCGACGGCTGGCGGAACGCCACGGCCTGGTGGAGCCCAATCTGGACAAGCTGGTGGGTTGGGCCTTCGGCGACATGCTCTTCAACACCGAGACCGACATTATTTCCGATGTCAACAAGATTCGCCGGTTTGGCTTTACCGAAACCGCCGATGCCCGCTTGACGCTTCTAAAAGCCCTTGATCGCCTGAAAGAACAGCGGGTTTTGCCGTAG
- a CDS encoding anthrone oxygenase family protein, with product MIIIENWRLPAVLFAAIASALTAGIFFAFSTFVMQALAQQPPSQGIATMQSINITVINPWFMTAFFGPGLVSLGLAIVAVNQWGTSDSLYWLAGGLLYLIGTIGVTIAGNIPLNDALAVVAPDSAAGATLWARYLTNWTLWNHIRTVAALGAAILFTLSLVIKPS from the coding sequence ATGATCATCATCGAAAACTGGCGCTTGCCGGCGGTGCTGTTTGCTGCGATCGCAAGTGCCCTCACCGCCGGTATTTTCTTCGCCTTTTCCACGTTTGTGATGCAGGCTCTGGCCCAGCAGCCACCCTCGCAGGGCATTGCCACCATGCAGTCCATCAACATCACCGTGATTAACCCCTGGTTTATGACCGCCTTCTTTGGACCGGGGCTGGTGAGCTTGGGGCTGGCGATCGTTGCCGTGAACCAGTGGGGAACCTCCGACTCACTGTATTGGCTGGCTGGCGGTTTACTGTACCTGATCGGCACTATCGGTGTGACGATTGCCGGTAACATTCCCCTGAACGATGCGCTGGCTGTGGTCGCTCCCGACAGCGCGGCAGGAGCAACCCTCTGGGCCAGATACCTGACTAATTGGACCCTTTGGAACCACATCCGTACCGTCGCCGCCCTGGGGGCTGCAATCCTGTTTACCCTCTCGCTCGTAATCAAACCGAGTTAA
- a CDS encoding MarR family winged helix-turn-helix transcriptional regulator, with product MSTWFTQRGIPMADSQSLRLVFCTAGVHDHITEYVAKRLQQEGYDAISPSMLNFLGTLDCGVNYGSEIARRLNVSRQMVAKTVKELCRVGYLEQVQAKGKQKQIVFTASGEALMSRVRHLLVQLDEVLCKRLGEATLNETLSTLEAIQALLSPEL from the coding sequence ATGTCAACATGGTTTACACAGCGTGGTATCCCCATGGCCGATAGCCAGTCTCTCAGGTTGGTATTCTGCACGGCGGGAGTGCATGACCACATCACCGAGTACGTTGCTAAACGCCTGCAGCAGGAAGGGTATGATGCCATCTCTCCTTCCATGCTGAATTTTCTGGGCACTTTGGACTGCGGTGTGAACTATGGCTCAGAAATTGCTCGCAGGCTCAACGTTTCCAGGCAAATGGTGGCTAAAACGGTCAAAGAACTCTGCCGGGTTGGCTATTTAGAGCAGGTTCAGGCTAAGGGTAAACAGAAACAGATCGTGTTCACGGCGTCAGGAGAAGCCCTGATGTCTAGGGTCAGACATTTGCTGGTTCAGTTAGACGAGGTTCTCTGCAAAAGGTTGGGAGAGGCCACCTTAAATGAGACGCTCTCTACCCTCGAGGCCATCCAAGCATTGTTGAGCCCGGAGCTCTGA
- a CDS encoding globin domain-containing protein: protein MVDAALSLLPGTFDEMLGEERLEIDPELIPILQDLAERHVQYQTKAKHYSPVGLAIVTTFERMLGDRFNDDTKAAWVELWSLICSVMIPAHVKRAQQMGVEIEYNRQSCRLG, encoded by the coding sequence ATGGTTGATGCTGCTTTAAGCTTATTACCAGGCACATTCGATGAGATGCTGGGAGAAGAACGTCTAGAAATCGATCCAGAACTCATCCCAATTTTACAGGATTTAGCAGAGCGTCATGTTCAGTATCAAACAAAGGCTAAGCACTATAGTCCAGTGGGGCTAGCTATTGTTACAACTTTTGAAAGAATGCTAGGGGATCGGTTTAATGATGATACTAAAGCAGCATGGGTTGAGCTTTGGTCACTAATCTGTTCAGTCATGATTCCTGCCCATGTGAAGCGAGCACAACAAATGGGGGTAGAGATTGAGTACAATCGCCAATCTTGTAGATTGGGTTGA
- a CDS encoding nuclear transport factor 2 family protein, giving the protein MEFFKNQRLSDTFSTELGNAPTSRNELLKNATVQQTMTRSVVSQYFKMVYADAEPELIASLFSEDVDFYIPGAVDIVPWIGRRHGRSGVVDFIQELRSYTEPIKFDIRSIVVEGHQGIALGALETLVKSTGKIIKSEFAFEFSVQGSLITRYRIFEDGFAVAKAIGESENNAQEIHF; this is encoded by the coding sequence GTGGAATTTTTCAAGAACCAAAGACTTTCGGACACGTTCTCAACTGAGTTAGGCAATGCTCCAACGTCTCGAAATGAATTACTGAAGAATGCAACGGTGCAACAGACAATGACTCGAAGTGTAGTGAGCCAATATTTCAAGATGGTTTATGCAGATGCGGAGCCAGAATTGATTGCATCTTTATTCAGCGAGGATGTCGACTTTTATATCCCTGGTGCTGTTGACATTGTCCCGTGGATTGGTCGCAGACATGGACGTAGTGGCGTTGTAGATTTTATTCAAGAGCTGCGTTCATACACTGAACCGATTAAGTTCGACATTCGCTCGATTGTCGTCGAAGGCCATCAAGGGATCGCACTAGGCGCACTAGAAACACTGGTAAAAAGCACAGGCAAGATAATTAAAAGTGAATTCGCATTCGAGTTTTCCGTGCAAGGTAGCTTAATAACCCGTTACAGAATCTTTGAAGATGGCTTTGCGGTGGCAAAGGCCATTGGCGAGAGTGAAAATAATGCACAGGAAATTCATTTCTAA
- a CDS encoding nuclear transport factor 2 family protein: MNPKERIRIVEAYFRKIDAKDATVFDLFTEDVQMFFPKFGFGYGKADMIQFSEIMGRHLERLEHDIENFNYIVAGDSVVVEGTERGVTRNDVRWPDGLISEGRFCNVFEFRGDLIRRVFIYVDPDYTSADQERIAIFRGNQRNPIVDVSPHSSN; this comes from the coding sequence ATGAATCCGAAAGAACGAATCAGGATTGTCGAAGCTTATTTCAGAAAAATTGATGCCAAAGACGCCACCGTCTTCGATCTGTTCACTGAAGACGTTCAGATGTTCTTTCCCAAATTTGGCTTCGGCTACGGCAAAGCCGACATGATCCAGTTTTCGGAGATTATGGGTCGCCATCTGGAGCGACTTGAGCACGACATTGAGAACTTCAACTACATCGTTGCGGGCGACTCCGTTGTGGTGGAAGGTACCGAACGTGGAGTTACCCGAAATGACGTACGCTGGCCCGATGGCCTGATCTCGGAGGGGCGTTTCTGCAACGTTTTCGAGTTTCGAGGCGACCTCATTCGGCGCGTGTTTATCTACGTTGACCCGGACTACACCAGTGCCGACCAGGAACGCATCGCTATTTTCCGCGGCAATCAACGCAATCCCATAGTCGACGTTTCACCCCATTCCAGTAACTGA
- a CDS encoding NAD(P)-dependent oxidoreductase: MKLLIFGATGGVGRQLVDQALAQGHRVTAFARTPDKLAVQHPNLAVFQGDVMDLPTVQQAVQGQDAVICILGSGQKLTGTVRSQGTRHIVQAMEQSGIRRFICQTTLGAGESWGSLNVYWKTVMFGLILRNVFADHERQEQTVQNSHLDWTIVRPGAFVAGPRTGQYRHGFPGTDKSSQLKISRADVADFILQQLGSEAYLHQAASLSY; the protein is encoded by the coding sequence ATGAAACTACTAATTTTTGGCGCCACGGGCGGGGTGGGTCGGCAGCTGGTGGACCAGGCCTTGGCACAGGGCCATAGGGTCACCGCGTTTGCCCGCACCCCTGATAAGCTCGCGGTGCAGCATCCCAACCTCGCGGTATTTCAGGGCGATGTGATGGATCTGCCGACGGTGCAACAGGCGGTCCAGGGGCAGGATGCGGTGATCTGTATCCTCGGGTCGGGGCAGAAGCTCACGGGCACGGTGCGATCGCAAGGCACCCGACACATCGTTCAGGCCATGGAGCAATCCGGCATTCGCCGGTTCATTTGCCAAACCACCCTAGGGGCAGGGGAAAGCTGGGGCAGCCTCAACGTTTACTGGAAGACCGTCATGTTTGGCCTGATTTTGCGAAACGTGTTTGCCGATCATGAGCGCCAAGAACAGACCGTACAAAACAGTCATTTGGACTGGACGATTGTGCGTCCGGGGGCATTTGTGGCGGGACCCCGCACCGGGCAGTATCGCCACGGCTTTCCTGGTACGGACAAGAGTTCGCAGCTCAAAATTTCACGGGCCGATGTGGCGGACTTTATCTTGCAGCAGTTGGGGAGCGAGGCGTATCTCCATCAGGCGGCCAGTCTGTCGTATTGA
- a CDS encoding AraC family transcriptional regulator: MPQPATPIVAANDALSLVPEPQSQGNIVVERFQNSPGEGNCHFEAEHTLFMFLAPRPIHYLQRQDGKTHTGLYRQGDVSLAPADTPFFARWDGEEQIVRIRLAKGFVQRVAAETLEHDGDRLTLQPEFQSRNAQLEAIATLLLAETHPTPSSSALYLDSLAHVLAVNLLRHHATTHPQVPRYEGGLLPRQLNPVLDYIDTYLHDDIKLVDLAQLLNMSPFHFSRLFKQSTGLSPHQYLIQQRVERAKWLLKHSDRPIIDIALACGFNSHSHLSKQFRQLTGMTPKVYRVGC, from the coding sequence ATGCCACAGCCTGCTACACCAATAGTTGCCGCCAATGACGCCCTCTCCCTGGTTCCCGAGCCGCAAAGCCAGGGAAACATTGTCGTCGAACGGTTTCAGAATTCACCCGGAGAGGGGAACTGCCATTTTGAGGCGGAACATACGCTGTTTATGTTCCTGGCCCCGCGCCCGATTCACTATCTGCAACGCCAGGACGGCAAGACTCACACCGGATTGTATCGCCAGGGAGACGTCAGTCTGGCCCCCGCGGATACGCCGTTTTTTGCCCGCTGGGATGGCGAGGAACAGATCGTGCGGATTCGACTTGCAAAGGGGTTTGTGCAACGGGTGGCGGCTGAAACCCTGGAACACGATGGGGACCGCCTGACGCTGCAGCCGGAATTTCAGAGTCGCAATGCCCAATTGGAGGCCATCGCGACTCTACTTTTGGCCGAAACGCACCCAACCCCGTCCAGCAGTGCCCTGTATCTGGACTCCCTAGCCCATGTCTTGGCGGTGAATCTGCTCCGGCACCACGCCACCACGCATCCCCAGGTGCCTAGGTATGAAGGCGGTTTGTTGCCCCGCCAACTCAACCCTGTGTTGGACTACATCGACACCTATTTGCATGACGACATCAAACTGGTGGACCTGGCTCAGTTGCTCAACATGAGTCCCTTTCATTTCAGTCGTCTCTTCAAGCAATCGACTGGCCTCTCACCCCACCAATACCTGATTCAACAGCGGGTAGAGCGGGCAAAGTGGTTGTTGAAGCACAGCGATCGGCCCATTATAGATATCGCTTTGGCGTGCGGCTTCAATAGCCACAGTCATCTCAGCAAGCAGTTTCGTCAGCTGACAGGTATGACACCAAAAGTGTATAGGGTAGGGTGTTAG
- a CDS encoding oxidoreductase yields MTTQQPRIWFITGSSRGLGRALTETVLELGDSVVATARKPERLTDLVQQYGDRLLALPLDVTQPFAIQTAVMHALQAFGHVDVLVNNAGYGVFGAVEEVTAPAVRQQFETNVYGALEVTCALLPHLRRQRSGHILNISSSGGFVGFPGAGIYGASKFALEGWSEALAQEVAPLGIRVTIVEPGAFRTAFNGVLRSPAQTIQDYAETSGQMMHWLRQMHGQQPGDPQKAAAAMMQVVDHPDPPLRLVLGADALIQRVAVLLIATISLSILMSQPLHPDAALNLMPSLI; encoded by the coding sequence ATGACTACACAACAACCAAGAATTTGGTTCATCACCGGCAGTTCCAGAGGGTTGGGCCGCGCGCTAACCGAAACAGTACTGGAACTTGGCGACAGCGTTGTTGCTACCGCCCGTAAGCCGGAACGTCTGACCGATTTAGTGCAGCAGTATGGCGATCGCCTCCTGGCGCTGCCCCTGGATGTCACCCAACCCTTTGCCATACAGACGGCTGTCATGCACGCTCTGCAAGCCTTTGGCCACGTCGACGTGCTGGTGAACAATGCTGGATACGGTGTGTTCGGAGCGGTGGAGGAAGTGACCGCTCCAGCTGTCAGACAACAATTTGAAACGAACGTCTATGGGGCGTTGGAGGTGACGTGTGCCCTGCTGCCCCATCTGCGTCGCCAGCGCTCCGGTCACATTCTAAATATCTCCTCTAGTGGCGGCTTTGTGGGCTTTCCTGGTGCCGGCATTTACGGTGCGTCAAAATTTGCCCTGGAGGGATGGTCAGAAGCGTTGGCCCAGGAAGTTGCCCCGCTGGGCATTCGCGTCACGATTGTCGAGCCCGGCGCGTTCCGCACGGCCTTCAATGGCGTACTCCGCTCGCCGGCACAGACAATCCAGGATTATGCCGAAACCAGCGGTCAGATGATGCACTGGCTACGTCAGATGCATGGTCAGCAACCGGGCGATCCTCAAAAGGCTGCCGCTGCCATGATGCAAGTAGTCGATCACCCCGATCCACCGCTGCGACTGGTCTTGGGTGCCGATGCCCTCATTCAAAGAGTGGCTGTTCTCCTGATCGCTACTATTAGCCTTTCAATTTTGATGAGCCAACCCTTGCATCCGGATGCTGCCCTGAATTTGATGCCATCACTGATATAG
- a CDS encoding GDSL-type esterase/lipase family protein: MTSPLKRAIALLIATVTTLTLTTRSVHSDSPDTPVRVLVYGDSNTWGWVPTESGFPTTRFLSEQRFPGVMQRELGPEFDIIENGLNNRTTNLDFPEAIDLVAGGGFNGARTLPGLLAAHAPLDWVVIMLGTNDLRAPFHRTATEAAAAIAPLIDIVHDSGGSVANTYDAPRVLIVAPPRIGNMPHPEMAAAFSDAERTSQGFAAAYAAVAEAAAVPFLDATEIIGVTAGWDGIHLSAEQHQRLGQTLAIALYTSTASAPD; encoded by the coding sequence ATGACCAGCCCCCTCAAACGGGCGATCGCTCTGCTGATCGCGACCGTAACAACGTTGACATTAACCACTCGATCCGTTCACTCAGACTCCCCTGACACTCCAGTGAGAGTCCTGGTGTATGGCGACTCCAATACCTGGGGCTGGGTGCCCACCGAATCTGGATTTCCCACCACTCGCTTTCTGAGCGAACAGCGGTTTCCAGGGGTGATGCAACGCGAGCTCGGCCCTGAATTCGACATTATCGAGAACGGGCTCAACAACCGCACCACTAACCTGGATTTCCCCGAGGCCATCGACCTGGTGGCCGGTGGCGGCTTCAATGGCGCTCGCACCCTGCCCGGCCTGCTGGCAGCCCATGCACCGCTGGATTGGGTGGTGATTATGCTGGGCACCAATGACCTGAGGGCGCCGTTTCATCGCACGGCGACGGAAGCCGCGGCTGCGATCGCACCCCTGATCGACATCGTGCACGACTCTGGCGGCAGCGTTGCCAACACCTACGACGCCCCACGGGTACTGATCGTGGCTCCCCCTCGCATCGGGAACATGCCTCATCCTGAGATGGCCGCGGCGTTTAGCGACGCTGAGAGAACCTCCCAGGGATTTGCAGCGGCCTATGCGGCAGTGGCTGAGGCCGCTGCAGTCCCGTTTTTGGATGCGACTGAGATCATTGGTGTCACCGCCGGCTGGGATGGCATTCATCTGTCGGCAGAACAGCACCAGCGCTTGGGACAGACCCTTGCGATCGCACTGTACACCAGCACGGCCAGCGCCCCTGACTGA